A window of Paenibacillus sp. 19GGS1-52 contains these coding sequences:
- a CDS encoding ATP-binding protein: MLQALLNIVSNATRYASKQIRIYVGINKEQIEITISDDGAGIPADVLPYLFHRFVKGTDGDTGLGLAISRAIVERCGGLISAGNGEREGAVVSLSFPAVIGTQ; this comes from the coding sequence TTGCTGCAGGCTTTGCTGAATATCGTTTCCAATGCAACTCGATACGCATCTAAACAGATCCGAATTTATGTAGGCATAAATAAAGAGCAAATCGAAATTACAATTTCTGATGATGGAGCTGGAATACCAGCAGATGTGCTCCCTTATCTATTCCATCGTTTTGTCAAAGGAACTGACGGGGATACCGGCTTGGGCTTAGCCATTTCCCGGGCAATCGTAGAACGCTGCGGAGGCTTGATTTCAGCAGGAAATGGTGAACGCGAAGGAGCTGTAGTATCGCTCAGTTTCCCCGCGGTGATTGGAACACAGTAA
- a CDS encoding amino acid permease produces MKPEKRGLSVWQLTMLALGTVVGGSFFLGSSIAIRAAGPSVLLAYVIGGVLVYFILSALSEMTVANPVSGSFRTYTEQAFGRGAGFTVGWVYWTGLVLAMSSEATAVSILVCGWFPQLPLALLGAGIIVSVTLLNLLGAERLSKLESGLAAFKLLAIAAFIVIAVCIIAGIGTRGSTGAVGLNVLRDQNWIPGGIRGIAGSMLMVMFTYAGFEVLGLAASDTANPAVTIPKAIGYTIFLLVGLYLAAITVLFLLIPPSLVSEQISPFVSALSLYGLGWTGTVMNIVLVSAILSTMLASVFGLGRMLRSLAQEGHTPAWMRDHTDIPYRGILVSGGAMLLALGLGLLLPQGVYLFLVSSGGFSLLFAYCLIMASHYRLRKQHGGPLTQQAGMRGFPYTSWFSIGCLMAVLASMPLIPGQGGGLVAGIMFVVLFIGVYALGSRFRKPAEESSKRRLLRNPSAGSIGSGYAQAEMSEDWSESENKK; encoded by the coding sequence ATGAAGCCGGAAAAAAGAGGGTTATCGGTATGGCAGCTTACTATGCTTGCACTCGGTACTGTGGTGGGAGGCTCATTTTTCCTGGGCTCTTCAATAGCCATTCGTGCAGCTGGACCGTCAGTGCTGCTGGCTTATGTGATCGGTGGCGTTTTGGTTTATTTTATTTTATCTGCCTTATCGGAAATGACGGTGGCCAATCCGGTATCTGGCTCATTTCGAACGTATACCGAGCAAGCTTTTGGCCGAGGGGCAGGCTTTACGGTAGGGTGGGTGTATTGGACTGGGCTAGTACTGGCTATGTCCAGTGAAGCGACGGCAGTTTCCATCCTGGTGTGCGGTTGGTTTCCCCAACTGCCGCTAGCACTTCTCGGGGCAGGTATTATTGTGAGTGTAACTCTGCTGAACTTGCTGGGAGCCGAGCGTTTAAGCAAGCTGGAGAGTGGACTTGCAGCGTTTAAGCTGCTTGCTATTGCTGCATTTATAGTGATAGCTGTATGTATTATAGCGGGCATTGGAACAAGGGGTTCTACTGGAGCCGTGGGTCTGAATGTCCTACGTGATCAAAATTGGATACCAGGAGGGATACGTGGGATTGCCGGGAGTATGCTGATGGTAATGTTCACCTATGCTGGATTTGAGGTGCTTGGACTTGCGGCATCAGATACAGCTAATCCGGCTGTTACTATACCTAAAGCGATCGGGTATACGATTTTTTTGCTAGTTGGTCTTTATTTAGCAGCCATAACAGTGTTGTTTCTGCTGATTCCTCCTTCTCTTGTGTCTGAGCAGATCAGTCCTTTTGTCTCGGCGCTTAGTTTGTATGGCCTGGGCTGGACGGGAACAGTTATGAATATTGTGCTCGTTTCCGCCATTTTGTCCACCATGCTGGCTTCAGTATTCGGATTGGGGCGGATGCTCCGTTCTTTGGCGCAGGAAGGACATACACCGGCTTGGATGCGCGACCATACTGATATTCCCTACCGCGGCATTCTTGTATCAGGTGGGGCCATGCTCCTGGCTTTAGGCCTTGGTTTATTACTGCCCCAGGGGGTCTATCTATTTCTTGTCAGTTCCGGCGGGTTCTCATTACTCTTCGCCTATTGTCTGATTATGGCCAGCCATTATCGGCTGCGCAAACAGCACGGAGGCCCGCTGACGCAACAGGCTGGAATGCGTGGTTTTCCCTATACGTCCTGGTTCTCCATCGGGTGTCTGATGGCTGTCCTTGCAAGTATGCCCTTAATTCCTGGTCAAGGTGGCGGTTTGGTCGCCGGAATCATGTTTGTTGTGTTGTTTATAGGTGTATACGCGCTAGGTAGCCGTTTTCGTAAGCCGGCAGAGGAATCCTCCAAGCGGCGGCTTCTTCGTAATCCCTCTGCTGGATCGATAGGGTCTGGTTACGCACAGGCAGAGATGTCTGAGGATTGGAGCGAGAGTGAAAATAAAAAATAA
- a CDS encoding EAL domain-containing protein has product MVILTTLNLLCGITYLIIGLFTLWNDSKNRLNKLFFVICISLAYWAILFSLMNRSQDADTANTFYVYSALSWSVFHCLLLHFIIVLTGKEELLKKRFAYGLFYLPAIISIYLYFFQPLSAQNFLKTNLGWVAHEATDRGFIWTNFYNIYYLSYMAAIVYFLFRWWRNSKIIREKKQAKLILITILISGVGAGITDIILPLLNVLVMPSIGVILVIIPIIGTWYSIKKYKLMDINPDDFALEVLKIMSEGLIIVNHEGIIKDINIGALQLLGYEKSQLKDKSVCLLLSEKTELLKLMSCSSLEIEIVKSNQDKLPILLSSSILLDEWGDSLGIVGIFQDISEIKQVQNKLMKSSDELELKVNERTSELSKANKELEHEIVKRIEMQEDIKILAYHDHLTGLPNKRLFNDSLNQSILTAAKQAKSLGILFIDLDSFKRINDTMGHAKGDELLRMVSIRLTNTIREIDTVCRVAGDEFLILIHNLESEHYIREVSERILNILKMPFTIDNSDLYITTSIGGAIYPIDGHDVETLIKNADIAMYSAKEKGKNKFELCTSLLKDSLVKEMMITNSLYQAVERDELELYYQPQLNIMSGEIIGLEALVRWNNPELGIVSPGDFIFIAEKTGLILPIGEWVLRTACIQNKKWQDEGILNVPIAVNLSVNQFQNTQIVEMITKILKETKLNPNDLELEITENIIMKETEYIIESLKKLKELGVKVAIDDFGTEYSSLNYIKQLPVDKIKIAMSFIWGININDKDEAIINVIIVLAKNLGLKVIAEGVETKEQLDFLRDQMCDEVQGYYYYKPMPAKQIEALMSRE; this is encoded by the coding sequence ATGGTTATTTTGACCACTTTAAATTTATTGTGTGGCATTACGTATTTGATTATTGGCCTGTTTACCTTATGGAATGATTCAAAAAATAGATTAAATAAATTATTTTTTGTAATATGTATAAGTTTAGCGTATTGGGCTATTCTGTTTTCTTTGATGAATCGATCACAGGACGCTGATACTGCAAATACATTCTATGTATACTCCGCCCTCTCCTGGTCCGTATTTCATTGTTTACTTTTACATTTTATTATCGTCCTGACAGGTAAAGAAGAGCTTTTGAAAAAGAGATTTGCCTATGGTTTATTTTATTTGCCAGCCATAATTTCAATATATTTGTATTTCTTTCAGCCTCTATCCGCACAGAATTTTCTGAAGACAAATTTAGGCTGGGTTGCTCATGAGGCGACTGATAGAGGATTTATTTGGACTAATTTCTATAATATATATTATTTATCGTATATGGCTGCAATCGTCTATTTTCTGTTCAGATGGTGGAGAAATTCCAAAATTATTAGAGAGAAGAAACAGGCCAAGCTTATATTAATCACAATTCTTATATCTGGAGTAGGAGCTGGAATTACTGACATCATTCTTCCGTTATTAAATGTATTGGTTATGCCCTCTATCGGGGTGATCTTAGTCATCATACCTATAATTGGAACATGGTATTCGATAAAAAAATATAAATTGATGGATATTAATCCGGACGACTTTGCGTTAGAAGTTCTGAAGATCATGAGTGAAGGCTTAATTATTGTTAATCATGAAGGCATCATAAAGGATATTAATATTGGGGCACTGCAATTATTAGGGTATGAAAAAAGTCAATTAAAGGATAAATCCGTATGTCTACTGTTATCAGAAAAGACAGAATTGTTGAAGCTGATGAGCTGTAGTAGTTTGGAGATCGAGATTGTGAAGAGTAATCAAGATAAACTGCCGATTCTTTTATCATCCTCTATTTTATTAGATGAGTGGGGAGATTCATTAGGCATTGTGGGGATATTTCAGGATATTTCGGAAATTAAACAAGTCCAGAATAAATTAATGAAATCATCGGATGAGCTTGAATTGAAAGTAAACGAAAGAACCAGCGAACTAAGTAAAGCTAATAAAGAATTAGAACATGAAATTGTTAAACGTATAGAGATGCAGGAAGATATAAAAATACTTGCCTATCACGATCATTTAACAGGGTTACCCAATAAGAGATTATTTAATGATAGTTTAAATCAATCTATTCTTACTGCAGCTAAACAGGCTAAATCTTTGGGGATATTATTTATTGATCTTGATTCTTTTAAAAGAATAAATGATACAATGGGACATGCTAAAGGTGATGAACTGCTGAGAATGGTATCCATAAGATTAACCAATACAATAAGAGAAATAGATACGGTGTGCAGAGTCGCTGGCGATGAGTTTCTTATCTTGATTCATAATTTAGAAAGTGAACATTATATAAGAGAAGTTTCGGAGAGGATTCTGAATATTTTAAAAATGCCTTTTACTATTGATAATAGTGATTTGTATATAACTACTAGTATTGGTGGTGCCATTTATCCGATCGATGGTCATGATGTTGAAACACTAATTAAAAATGCAGATATTGCCATGTACAGCGCAAAGGAAAAGGGTAAAAACAAGTTTGAACTTTGTACATCGCTCCTTAAGGATAGCCTGGTTAAAGAAATGATGATCACAAATAGTTTATATCAAGCAGTAGAACGTGATGAACTGGAGCTGTATTATCAACCACAATTAAATATTATGTCTGGTGAAATTATTGGTCTGGAAGCCTTAGTAAGATGGAATAATCCCGAGTTGGGTATCGTGAGTCCAGGAGATTTTATATTCATAGCTGAAAAGACAGGTTTGATTCTTCCCATTGGTGAATGGGTATTGAGAACTGCGTGTATTCAGAATAAAAAATGGCAAGATGAAGGAATATTGAATGTTCCCATAGCTGTGAATCTTTCCGTTAATCAATTTCAGAACACACAAATAGTAGAAATGATTACTAAGATTCTAAAGGAAACCAAGCTGAATCCAAATGATTTGGAATTGGAAATAACAGAAAATATAATTATGAAGGAAACTGAATATATTATTGAATCCCTAAAAAAATTAAAAGAACTTGGAGTGAAGGTAGCGATAGATGATTTTGGCACGGAATATTCCTCATTAAATTATATTAAACAGTTGCCCGTAGATAAGATTAAAATAGCGATGTCCTTTATCTGGGGAATAAATATAAATGATAAGGATGAAGCCATTATTAACGTTATAATTGTATTAGCTAAAAATCTAGGATTAAAAGTGATCGCCGAGGGGGTGGAAACCAAGGAGCAATTGGATTTTTTGCGCGATCAGATGTGCGATGAAGTACAAGGCTATTATTACTATAAACCGATGCCAGCTAAACAAATAGAAGCACTAATGAGCAGAGAATAA
- a CDS encoding GNAT family N-acetyltransferase, which produces MMIKLKSEDYFKVVKPLSQVNINTMFAEAVLQQVVPGSVYADSEQHPRTFYVIHPYGMSLLFGDDENEEFNDSLFDYITNKQQIRHTQEWLQADPAGKWSAIIDSLLSTHPDAPRTIHRNTRVNFSFNRETFQQAKKQAPLLDQRIVQIDQELFLAQGAGVSPRYFWRDEDQFLTEGGGYCLLSNGEIASTAFAAFRNESQLEIGIETAEAHRGKGYAMLVCAALIDYCLEHQLEPVWSCRLENEGSYKLAQRLGFEPSLTLPYYQLVV; this is translated from the coding sequence ATGATGATTAAGCTAAAGAGTGAAGATTATTTTAAAGTGGTAAAGCCGTTAAGTCAGGTGAATATTAATACAATGTTTGCTGAGGCCGTTCTGCAACAGGTTGTCCCTGGCAGTGTCTATGCTGATAGTGAACAGCATCCTCGTACCTTTTATGTGATACATCCATACGGAATGTCATTATTGTTCGGGGATGATGAGAATGAAGAATTTAATGACAGTCTATTTGATTACATAACGAATAAACAGCAGATCAGGCATACACAAGAGTGGCTGCAGGCAGATCCAGCGGGTAAATGGTCAGCAATAATTGATTCGTTATTATCAACTCACCCAGACGCTCCAAGAACCATTCATCGGAATACAAGGGTCAATTTTAGCTTTAATCGTGAAACCTTCCAGCAAGCGAAGAAACAAGCTCCCCTTCTAGATCAGAGGATTGTACAGATAGACCAAGAGTTGTTTCTGGCCCAGGGCGCTGGTGTGTCTCCCCGGTATTTCTGGAGGGATGAGGACCAGTTCCTTACTGAAGGCGGGGGTTACTGCTTGCTGAGCAATGGAGAAATTGCGTCCACGGCGTTTGCAGCTTTTCGCAATGAATCCCAGTTGGAGATCGGAATTGAGACAGCGGAAGCGCACCGCGGGAAGGGCTACGCCATGTTGGTATGTGCTGCTCTGATCGATTATTGTCTTGAGCATCAGCTGGAGCCAGTGTGGTCATGCCGGTTGGAGAATGAAGGCTCCTACAAATTGGCCCAAAGATTGGGCTTTGAACCGTCATTAACGCTACCTTATTATCAGTTGGTTGTTTGA